One Thalassotalea hakodatensis DNA segment encodes these proteins:
- a CDS encoding LysR family transcriptional regulator, whose protein sequence is MRLRHIEIFHAIYTTGSITNAAKILHVSQPSVSKVLSHAEMQLGFNLFERVKGRLIPTNEAELLFGEVDKIYQQMRSIRNTAENIKKTDFGNISIGVTPALGFDVLPSAITEFQTMHPKVNFTIQTVHNDEVTKALFEHKCDFAMLFSPPSLAGITSMKCASSELVVMYPKTLFPNCPSALSLSQLAEHTFIDISDSGPLGDLLWKRIMEENVTLQSTIKVHTYFIAARMVAKGTGVCVVDKYTAMGNMSDEIGYASFEPQLSFNVSLLHLEGRSLSRVADDFIPFFTAQLEPG, encoded by the coding sequence ATGAGACTTAGGCATATTGAAATTTTTCATGCAATTTATACGACCGGCTCTATTACTAATGCCGCTAAAATTTTACATGTATCTCAACCGTCGGTGAGTAAAGTATTATCCCACGCAGAAATGCAGCTTGGCTTTAATTTATTTGAACGGGTAAAAGGGCGTTTGATCCCTACAAACGAAGCCGAATTATTATTCGGAGAAGTAGATAAGATTTATCAGCAAATGCGTTCAATCAGAAATACGGCTGAAAATATAAAAAAAACCGACTTTGGTAACATCAGTATTGGGGTAACACCTGCGTTAGGTTTTGATGTGTTGCCCAGTGCAATTACTGAGTTTCAGACCATGCACCCTAAGGTTAACTTTACCATACAGACCGTACATAACGATGAAGTAACTAAAGCACTGTTTGAACATAAGTGTGACTTTGCGATGTTATTTTCACCGCCAAGTTTAGCGGGCATAACATCAATGAAATGTGCAAGTTCAGAGCTTGTTGTAATGTACCCAAAAACACTATTTCCTAATTGCCCATCAGCGTTATCGTTATCACAACTCGCCGAACATACGTTTATTGATATCAGTGATAGTGGTCCGTTAGGTGATCTATTGTGGAAACGTATAATGGAAGAAAACGTGACATTACAGTCAACAATTAAAGTACATACTTATTTTATCGCAGCAAGAATGGTGGCGAAAGGTACTGGAGTCTGTGTCGTTGATAAATATACTGCTATGGGGAATATGTCTGATGAAATAGGTTACGCGTCGTTCGAGCCTCAATTATCATTCAATGTGAGTTTACTGCATCTTGAAGGGCGTAGTTTATCTCGAGTTGCTGACGACTTTATTCCATTTTTTACTGCTCAACTAGAGCCGGGGTAA